In the genome of Bradyrhizobium sp. CB3481, the window GACAGGCAACTCGTCACGACCGGGCAGGCTACCGATCTCGGCATAATGCGTCCGCCCATCGATGCCATCGAGCACGACATAACGGCGCTCCTTAAGCTCGTCCGAAAATCCTTCACCGACGAGGCGTCCGACTAGACGCTGGCCGCCCTTGCTCGGATCGAAGATGGTGTAGGTGCCCGCAGCCCGCGACAGTCCAGCGGCAAAAAGTTCGCGATGCATGGTCTTGATAATGTCACCGCGCTCGCCCATGCGCTTAAGCTTCGCCTCAAGCCCGGCATCGATCCGCCAACGGCTAGGGCCATCTTCTTCGGCCAACCCCATCCGCTCGAGGGTTCGCAGCCGCCCCATTCGAGCGGCCTGCCAGGCCGGATCCCTTGTCGGCATCATATTGAGCGCAAGAGCGCCATCCAGCGCGTCCCTCAGGATGGCCCGGTCGAGACGCGTGAACCGTTCAGCCGCAACCTCCTGCTGGAGCTTGCGCGCGGCCTCGATTTCCGTCTCTGGACCGAGCTCCCGCGTAATGAGATCCGTAGCTCTCGCTCGGAAGCCGTGAGCAATATAGTCCCGGGCGATCACGAGGTCCTGTCCTTTGTCATCCTTTCCACGCAAGATGATGTGGCTGTGCGGATGACCGGTATTGAAATGATCCGCCGCGACCCAATCGAGCCTGGTGCCCAGATCAGTTTCCATCTGCCGCATCAGATCGCGGATGAAAGGCTTTAAGTCAAAGAGTTCCGCACTATCCTCAGGCGCCACGATGAACCGGAACTGGTGGCGATCGTCCGCACTTCGTTCGATGAAGGGCTTGCCGTCGGCGCGGTCATTGCTTGCGTTATAGAGCTCGCCGGGCTCACCGTCCCGCGTGACTCCGTCGCGTTGCACGTAGCGCAGATGGGCACGGATGGCACCAGTATCGCCGGCCTTGATACGTACGATGCGCGCCTTGATCACGACCCGACGCAGGCCCTGATCTCTCGCACGTCCGGACAGTACCGCCCCGTATGCGTGCCCGCGACCGATTCGGTCGCCCGAGAAGTTCGACGCGCGATATGAACCGGCGCCGGCCTTCTCGGCAGCCTGCCGGACGCGCCGGAGATAGCTGGTTGCTTTCCCGGCTTTGCGGTTGCCGATCCGGCCAAGCTTCACTTTGAATTCGTCATCGTCGATGCCATGCATGCCGCAGGCTCTCCGTCAGGAAAGCCGCGGATATGTGACGCTGGGGTGTGGCCGCCAAGACGCAGACGAAATCAGCAAGCGACGCGATCGACTTAAGCTGCAGTAGGCGACATCGCGCCCAGCGGTGTCGCCAACTCTTGGATGTGCAGACAAGGACTTACGCCTCATCAAGCGCCAGTGCTTTTATCTTGCTCTCCCGATTCCCTCATACCCTCGTTTCAGCCGTTGATCTCAATGGAAGAGCTTGCTTGACCTCCTAGCTCGCGATCTGCCCCCAATGATGGCCCGGCCGCAAGGCTGAAGAGGTGCGCGCCCGTTTTGCGACGCGCACGATCGCCGTCATGTAGCACTTCAAGATTCCGGATTCCAGGTCCAGAGCGGGTGCGCCACGCCCAAGATATCGCACCGCAGAACCGGCCCGAAGTAGCGCGAGTCGAACGAATGAGGGTGGGGTTGCAGCAGGAAAAGCTCACCTTCGACGAGCCTCAGGCAACCTACCCAGGTTGGCAGTGACCGCCCCTTGTGGTCCTTCTCGAACACCTCGGCAATGACCTTTCCATTGATCGATATGGCGCCTACGGGCTCCTTGGCGCGGCACACTTCATCTCCCCCGGCCGCGGCTACCTGCTTCAGAAGCGGCACCGACACCGGCAAAACGCCATGTGCGATGATCAAGAGCTGGATGCCGGGCGGCGGTCTAAACAGCGCCAGTTCGCCGCGCGCGGGCAGCCGTTGCTCCAGGTAATAAAAGCCGAGTGGCGCGCTGCCCGAAGCATTGTAGATCAGCAGCGGCATCCCGTTCGTGAAGGAAATCAGCATTGCGATGATGCTGGCGCACATGACCGAGAGCACGGCAACCTGGCGCCAGGAAATGGCAGGATTAATCGGCATCGGAGGTCGACCTCCGCTTGTTCGCCTGCGAATACTCGATAAGGTCTTCGATGTGGTAGCGGACGTACCGTCCGTGCTTGCGGTAGGCGGGCCCTGTGCCGTTCACACGCATCTTCTCAAGGGTATTCTTGGTGAGACGCAGCCAGGCAGCGGCTTCCGCCGTGTTAAGAAACGGCCTCTCAGCCTCTCTTTCTTCATTCTTCATCATGCGAGACACTCCTTTTTTTGCACCTGACACAACTCAGAGGCGCAAGAAGAAGATTCGTCAGATTGAGGGAGGTTTTGGGAGTGGCGAAAATGACAGGCTCGAGTTCGCCATCCGGCGTCAGCAAAAATCGTCAAGCGAGGATGGCAAGGCCGCAGCCCAAACTAGAATCAGGCCCGATTAATCCAGCGAAGTGCCACGACCGCTTCGAGCCTATAACGGACCTCGGATGCTACCGACGCGGAAACGAGATCCCACGTAGTGCCGCGTGTGGGCGGCCGTGTGCGATCAGCACGATTCATGTCATCTAACCTGTGATGGCGGCACGCGCCCGAGATCTTTGGACCGCACAAGACGCTTTACAACAGCCCGAGAGACCAGCGATCGCAAGGGCACGCGGAGTCGCTGCCGGCAAAAGCCCAGCTCGGCGAGTTGGGATAAGATTCCACTGCCCTCGCCACCATAAGGATCAAGCACTACATTTGCCTGCTCCCAAAGCCGCAACTTCCCCTCCGCGCACGACACGCTGCTCTATCGCCAACGCCACCGCATCTCGAAGATTTTCGCCAAGCTCAAGGACATGCCGCCGCATCGCAATCCGATACGATAGGTGCGCACACGCCTTCTGTATCGCAGCTAACGTTGGCTAATGAGGCTATCCCAACAGATCGCGATAGCCGCCTTTCATCAATTCGGTCCCTTTGGCGACGAGGCGACGCGTGCGGTCCTTCAAAAATTGACTAGGCCCAAGCCATTCCTCAGCAACTTTCTTCTCTCCAAATAGAGTAATCGCGATCTGCCGATAGGTCTTGCCGTTCAGGCTTTCATCGAGCGCGATGAGGGCATGGCGGAGGCGTTCGTCGCCTGAAAGCGCTGGTGTTTGAAGGGTGCTGCTATCGCTCTCAGTGAAGCGGTGAAGCCGCTTCAGGATCTCGGTCTGCCCTAAGAGATCGTCGAGGTCGTGGAGTTCAAAAACCGCAACAAATGAC includes:
- the rlxS gene encoding relaxase/mobilization nuclease RlxS (I built this because a sul1 chimera in AMR looks like the C-terminus.); the encoded protein is MHGIDDDEFKVKLGRIGNRKAGKATSYLRRVRQAAEKAGAGSYRASNFSGDRIGRGHAYGAVLSGRARDQGLRRVVIKARIVRIKAGDTGAIRAHLRYVQRDGVTRDGEPGELYNASNDRADGKPFIERSADDRHQFRFIVAPEDSAELFDLKPFIRDLMRQMETDLGTRLDWVAADHFNTGHPHSHIILRGKDDKGQDLVIARDYIAHGFRARATDLITRELGPETEIEAARKLQQEVAAERFTRLDRAILRDALDGALALNMMPTRDPAWQAARMGRLRTLERMGLAEEDGPSRWRIDAGLEAKLKRMGERGDIIKTMHRELFAAGLSRAAGTYTIFDPSKGGQRLVGRLVGEGFSDELKERRYVVLDGIDGRTHYAEIGSLPGRDELPVRNTIVELKARSTEPRDIDRTIAKIAAHHGRYSDRLHRQFDPHASGEYIATHVRRLEAMRQEGMVSRLNDGNWAVGEDYFDRALQYESRQRSRNPVRLAVLSWQRLQDLPQAVGATWLDRQLVAKAREVVGPNGWGAEVEAAIRARRQWLIEQGLAREQDGQVRYARDLLRTLEARELRQTAADISARTGLEHLDFKTGDSLTGVYRRMLTLNSGRFALIERSHDFALVPWRAVLEKARGQVVTGNVGGEGISWSIGMKRGIGP
- a CDS encoding S26 family signal peptidase — encoded protein: MPINPAISWRQVAVLSVMCASIIAMLISFTNGMPLLIYNASGSAPLGFYYLEQRLPARGELALFRPPPGIQLLIIAHGVLPVSVPLLKQVAAAGGDEVCRAKEPVGAISINGKVIAEVFEKDHKGRSLPTWVGCLRLVEGELFLLQPHPHSFDSRYFGPVLRCDILGVAHPLWTWNPES
- a CDS encoding helix-turn-helix domain-containing protein, which translates into the protein MMKNEEREAERPFLNTAEAAAWLRLTKNTLEKMRVNGTGPAYRKHGRYVRYHIEDLIEYSQANKRRSTSDAD